A portion of the Lolium rigidum isolate FL_2022 chromosome 1, APGP_CSIRO_Lrig_0.1, whole genome shotgun sequence genome contains these proteins:
- the LOC124658197 gene encoding uncharacterized protein LOC124658197 yields MAPSREACAVAMAMAAPFIAMASNIDAGNLEKRRRTSSDKLQRTVSDVSYELHHHGRAKEEEEAAAEAEMKLLHPVPEVEDAKCECCGMSEECTPEYILGVRGRFSGRWVCGLCAEAVTEEAEKSGTSREEALRTHMGVCKRFNGFGRTHPVLFQAEAMREILRKRSKLGPRSRSSINPREVRESASKAKAAAAGGGIARSSSCMPFITDE; encoded by the coding sequence ATGGCACCCAGCAGAGAGGCGTGCGCGGTCGCCATGGCCATGGCGGCGCCGTTCATCGCGATGGCAAGCAACATCGACGCCGGCAACCTGGAGAAGAGGCGCAGGACCTCGTCCGACAAGCTCCAGCGCACCGTGTCCGACGTCTCCTACGAGCTCCACCACCACGGCCgtgccaaggaggaggaggaggcggcggcagaggCGGAGATGAAGCTGCTCCACCCGGTCCCGGAGGTGGAGGACGCCAAGTGCGAGTGCTGTGGCATGTCAGAGGAGTGCACGCCCGAGTACATCCTCGGCGTGCGCGGCCGCTTCTCGGGGCGGTGGGTCTGCGGGCTGTGCGCGGAGGCCGtgacggaggaggccgagaagaGCGGCACGTCGCGGGAGGAGGCGCTCCGAACGCACATGGGCGTGTGCAAGAGGTTCAACGGCTTCGGGAGGACGCACCCGGTGCTATTCCAGGCGGAGGCCATGAGGGAGATCCTCAGGAAGCGCTCCAAGCTCGGGCCCAGGTCTAGGTCCAGCATCAACCCCCGGGAGGTCAGGGAAAGCGCCTCCAAGGCAaaggctgccgctgccggaggcggcATCGCTCGCAGCTCCAGCTGCATGCCGTTCATCACTGACGAGTGA